A single Corynebacterium stationis DNA region contains:
- a CDS encoding 4'-phosphopantetheinyl transferase family protein → MIQQSLFPDVARFCYVKTDPQAADLVNFNNLHPLEQSVAAHSVATRKAEFGDARWCAHEALKELGYRGEEPILRGERGMPLWPTGYVGSLTHTPGFRAAVVAPTSQVMSLGLDVEVAEPLPEGVLEMIARSGEIPQINRLRKAGISFADRLLFCAKEATYKAWFPMTHRWLGFEQAEVDIREDGTLISYLLVRPTPVPFICGRWMVRDGYIIVSTTVEAGVGHERLAY, encoded by the coding sequence ATGATTCAGCAATCTCTTTTCCCTGACGTCGCGCGATTTTGCTACGTCAAGACGGACCCGCAAGCGGCGGACCTTGTTAATTTCAATAACCTGCACCCGCTGGAACAATCTGTGGCTGCGCATTCGGTGGCTACCCGCAAGGCCGAATTCGGGGATGCTCGTTGGTGCGCTCACGAAGCCTTGAAGGAATTGGGCTACCGCGGAGAAGAACCGATCCTGCGTGGTGAGCGCGGAATGCCACTGTGGCCGACGGGCTACGTTGGCTCACTGACACACACCCCGGGGTTTCGTGCAGCGGTTGTTGCACCAACCTCGCAAGTGATGTCCCTAGGACTCGATGTTGAAGTAGCAGAGCCCCTGCCAGAAGGCGTGCTAGAGATGATTGCGCGCTCAGGTGAAATCCCGCAGATTAACCGGCTGCGCAAGGCAGGAATTTCTTTTGCCGACCGCCTGTTATTTTGCGCCAAAGAAGCAACCTATAAGGCATGGTTTCCCATGACTCATCGTTGGTTGGGCTTTGAGCAAGCTGAAGTAGACATCCGCGAAGATGGAACGTTAATTTCCTACTTGCTGGTTCGCCCGACACCTGTGCCATTTATTTGTGGGCGCTGGATGGTCCGCGATGGCTACATCATTGTCTCCACCACGGTAGAAGCAGGCGTCGGACACGAGCGCTTGGCGTATTAA
- the truB gene encoding tRNA pseudouridine(55) synthase TruB — protein MTDSGLVVVDKPAGMTSHDVVSRVRREFGTRKVGHAGTLDPMATGVLILGIERGTKFLAHMVTATKAYNATISLGASTTTDDFEGEIISQTSAAHITDAEILSAIANLTGDIMQKPAKVSAIKIDGKRAYQRVRDGEDVDIPARPVTVSRFEVLESRNSPREVDVVVECSSGTYIRSLARDLGEALGVGGHLTALRRTEVGPFSLDDASPLDSMELSLNLDEALVRCYPRLDVTAEESHKLAMGQWLEPRGVKGTYAAVGPDGRSIALVKEKGKRLSTVFVAHPSTL, from the coding sequence ATGACTGACTCAGGACTTGTTGTTGTGGATAAACCGGCCGGGATGACCTCTCATGATGTGGTCTCCCGCGTACGGAGGGAGTTTGGTACTCGCAAGGTGGGACATGCGGGCACTTTAGATCCCATGGCCACCGGCGTTTTAATCCTGGGTATTGAACGCGGAACCAAGTTCCTTGCGCACATGGTGACTGCGACAAAGGCCTATAACGCCACGATTTCTTTAGGTGCTTCAACCACCACCGATGACTTTGAAGGCGAGATTATCTCTCAAACTTCCGCTGCGCACATCACCGATGCGGAAATTCTTTCTGCGATTGCGAATTTAACCGGCGATATTATGCAAAAGCCTGCGAAGGTCAGCGCGATCAAGATCGATGGCAAGCGTGCTTATCAGCGAGTTCGCGATGGTGAAGACGTTGATATCCCCGCACGTCCCGTCACCGTCAGCCGTTTTGAGGTGCTAGAAAGCCGTAACAGCCCGCGCGAAGTCGATGTCGTGGTGGAATGTTCGTCAGGAACCTATATCCGGTCTCTCGCGCGCGATTTAGGCGAGGCGCTTGGCGTGGGTGGACACCTTACTGCTCTTCGGCGTACTGAGGTTGGGCCATTTTCGCTTGACGATGCCTCCCCGTTGGACAGCATGGAGCTCTCCCTGAATCTAGATGAGGCTCTCGTGCGGTGCTATCCCCGCCTTGATGTCACCGCTGAGGAATCGCATAAGCTCGCCATGGGTCAGTGGTTAGAGCCGCGCGGTGTGAAAGGAACTTATGCTGCGGTAGGTCCTGATGGACGGTCTATCGCGTTAGTCAAAGAAAAGGGCAAACGCCTCTCCACCGTCTTTGTTGCGCACCCTTCAACGCTTTAA
- a CDS encoding bifunctional riboflavin kinase/FAD synthetase, with protein sequence MDIWYGTAAVPKDLDNSAVTIGVFDGVHRGHQKLINATVEKAREVGAKAIMVTFDPHPVSVFLPRRAPLGITTLAERFALAESFGIDGVLVIDFTRELSGTSPEKYVEFLLEDTLHASHVVVGANFTFGENAAGTADSLRQICQSRLTVDVIDLLDDEGVRISSTTVREFLSEGNVARANWALGRHFYVTGPVVRGAGRGGKELGFPTANQYFHDTVALPADGVYAGWLTILPTEAPVSGNMEPEVAYAAAISVGTNPTFGDEQRSVESFVLDRDADLYGHDVKVEFVDHVRAMEKFDSVEQLLEVMAKDVQKTRTLLAQDVQAHKMAPETYFLQAES encoded by the coding sequence GTGGATATTTGGTACGGAACAGCAGCAGTCCCAAAAGACTTAGACAACAGTGCAGTCACCATTGGTGTCTTCGACGGCGTGCATCGCGGGCATCAGAAATTGATTAATGCCACTGTTGAAAAAGCACGCGAGGTGGGCGCGAAAGCCATCATGGTTACTTTTGACCCGCACCCGGTGTCCGTGTTTCTCCCGCGCCGTGCGCCGCTGGGGATTACTACCTTGGCTGAGCGCTTTGCGCTGGCGGAAAGCTTTGGCATTGATGGCGTGCTAGTCATTGATTTTACCCGCGAACTCTCTGGTACTTCGCCGGAGAAGTACGTGGAATTTCTTCTAGAAGACACGCTGCATGCCTCACACGTGGTGGTCGGAGCTAACTTTACTTTTGGGGAGAATGCCGCCGGCACCGCAGATTCCTTGCGGCAGATTTGCCAGTCGCGCTTGACCGTTGATGTCATCGACTTGCTTGACGATGAAGGCGTGAGGATCTCTTCCACGACCGTGCGCGAGTTTCTGTCTGAAGGAAATGTTGCGCGAGCCAACTGGGCTTTGGGACGGCACTTTTATGTCACAGGTCCAGTAGTCCGTGGTGCTGGCCGCGGAGGCAAGGAGCTGGGATTTCCCACGGCGAATCAGTACTTTCACGATACGGTCGCTTTGCCTGCCGATGGGGTCTATGCCGGCTGGTTGACCATTTTGCCCACCGAGGCACCCGTAAGCGGGAATATGGAACCTGAGGTGGCTTATGCCGCCGCTATTTCAGTGGGAACCAACCCGACCTTTGGCGATGAGCAGCGTTCTGTGGAGTCTTTTGTACTCGATAGAGATGCTGATCTTTATGGTCACGACGTCAAAGTGGAATTTGTTGACCACGTGCGGGCAATGGAAAAGTTTGACTCCGTCGAGCAGCTTTTGGAAGTCATGGCTAAAGACGTGCAGAAAACCCGCACTTTGCTAGCTCAGGATGTGCAAGCACATAAGATGGCGCCTGAGACCTACTTTCTACAAGCAGAAAGCTAA
- a CDS encoding nucleoside hydrolase → MKMILDLDTGIDDAFALAYAIAHPGIDLIGVTGTYGNVTIEQGMANTQALLTLLGAADVPVYAGRAIDGFEVSEASARIHGRNGVGEVDIAADDAQSAGDALEFLSEAAAKYGDDLVIVPTGAQTTLARALEKDPALRGIRMVSMGGALTVPGNVSPAAEANISQDPVSSNTVYQLAEDMTMVGLDVTMQTQLTRAEADSWRGTPAGDVFADMAGYYIDAYQENNPHMDGCALHDPLAVAVAADPDLVDCLILPLQVDTEGPTIGRTIGRWDGSEVETRVAVGVDVDSFVPDFIDKLAQLFGRLVQNQ, encoded by the coding sequence ATGAAAATGATTTTAGATCTAGACACCGGTATCGATGATGCCTTTGCGTTGGCCTATGCCATCGCACACCCGGGTATCGATTTGATTGGTGTCACCGGAACTTATGGCAATGTCACCATTGAACAAGGCATGGCCAATACCCAGGCACTGTTGACGCTACTGGGCGCAGCCGATGTGCCCGTATATGCCGGACGCGCTATCGATGGCTTTGAGGTATCTGAAGCCTCTGCTCGTATTCACGGGCGCAATGGCGTGGGTGAGGTAGATATCGCTGCAGATGATGCGCAATCTGCTGGCGATGCACTTGAATTTTTAAGCGAAGCAGCGGCGAAATACGGCGATGATTTGGTGATCGTTCCCACCGGCGCGCAAACGACGCTTGCGCGGGCTTTAGAAAAAGATCCTGCATTGCGAGGCATTCGCATGGTCAGCATGGGCGGCGCCTTAACCGTCCCGGGAAATGTGTCACCAGCGGCTGAGGCAAATATCTCCCAGGACCCAGTCTCTTCCAACACTGTGTACCAGTTGGCTGAGGATATGACCATGGTGGGCTTGGATGTCACTATGCAAACACAGCTCACACGTGCTGAGGCGGATTCGTGGCGGGGAACGCCAGCTGGAGATGTCTTTGCTGATATGGCCGGCTATTACATCGACGCTTATCAGGAAAATAATCCGCACATGGATGGCTGCGCCTTGCATGACCCGTTGGCCGTGGCGGTTGCAGCTGATCCTGACTTGGTGGATTGTTTGATTCTTCCCCTGCAGGTCGATACCGAAGGCCCCACCATTGGTCGCACAATTGGACGGTGGGATGGCTCTGAGGTAGAAACCCGTGTAGCTGTTGGGGTAGACGTGGATAGTTTCGTGCCGGATTTCATCGACAAGCTGGCGCAACTATTTGGACGATTGGTCCAAAACCAGTAA
- the rpsO gene encoding 30S ribosomal protein S15, with protein MALTAEKKSEILKEFGLHETDTGSPEAQVALLTSRINTLTEHLKFHKHDHHSRRGLLLMVGRRRGLLKYLAANNVDRYRDLISRLGLRR; from the coding sequence ATGGCATTGACCGCTGAGAAGAAGTCCGAAATCCTCAAGGAATTCGGCCTGCACGAGACCGATACTGGTTCCCCAGAAGCACAGGTTGCTTTGTTGACCTCTCGTATCAACACCTTGACCGAGCACCTGAAGTTCCACAAGCACGATCACCACTCCCGTCGTGGCCTGTTGCTGATGGTTGGTCGTCGTCGTGGCCTGCTGAAGTACTTGGCTGCTAACAACGTCGACCGCTACCGTGACCTGATTTCCCGTCTGGGTCTGCGTCGCTAA
- a CDS encoding polyribonucleotide nucleotidyltransferase produces the protein MSPRNSGKAQTPNNQVSFAKDEDFDILEATAVLDNGDFGTRTITFETGQLARQADGSVTTYFDDDTMLLTTVTASNQPREGFDFFPLTVDVEERMYAAGKIPGSFFRREARPSTEAILACRLIDRPLRPTFVKGLRNEVQVINTVLSLDPAEYYDVIAINGSSAATQLSGLPVSGPVGGVRMALLADDKHPKGQWVAFPNAEQHERALFEMVVAGRIVNRKQKGKNVDDVAIMMVEAGAGVHVHERIAEGAPAPQESTVAEGLEAAKPFIKTLCEAQAGLAERVGKKTKEFPLFPAYADEIYDAVARKAEKRLGKLLTIAAKQERDDATNAHMEEVEAQLLEVFTEADASKQIRAAYNQLMKEIVREKILTEGFRIDGRAAEDIRDLGVEIGLIPRVHGSALFERGETQILGVTTLDMLKMEQTIDSLTPVESKRYIHHYNFPPYSTGETGRVGSPKRREIGHGALAERALLPVIPSREDFPYTIRQVSEALGSNGSTSMGSVCASTMSLYNAGVPLKAPVAGIAMGLVSGEVEGTERFVALTDILGAEDAFGDMDFKVAGTSDYITALQLDTKLDGIPSEVLASALSQARNAREEILDIMAEGIDGPDEMSSQAPKITSIKIPVSKIGELIGPKGKTINTITEETGADVSIEDDGTVYVSATSGEAADAAIEKVNAIANPQLPKVGERFLGTVVKTVAFGAFVSITPGRDGLIHISNLGGDERIEKVEDVVKVGDKIQIEIADIDNRGKISLVPVEA, from the coding sequence ATGAGTCCACGCAATAGCGGGAAAGCACAAACCCCAAATAACCAGGTCAGCTTCGCAAAAGATGAAGACTTTGACATCCTCGAGGCAACCGCCGTTTTGGATAATGGTGACTTTGGCACCCGCACCATCACTTTTGAAACTGGCCAACTAGCCCGTCAAGCTGATGGATCTGTCACCACTTACTTCGATGATGACACCATGTTGTTGACCACCGTGACTGCATCGAACCAGCCACGCGAAGGCTTTGACTTCTTCCCACTGACCGTGGATGTGGAAGAGCGCATGTACGCAGCAGGTAAGATTCCTGGCTCTTTCTTCCGCCGTGAAGCACGTCCTTCAACCGAAGCAATTTTGGCTTGTCGCTTGATTGACCGTCCGCTGCGCCCAACCTTTGTTAAGGGCCTGCGCAACGAAGTTCAGGTCATCAACACCGTGTTGAGCCTGGATCCGGCAGAATACTACGACGTCATTGCTATCAATGGCTCGTCCGCAGCAACCCAGCTATCCGGTTTGCCAGTTTCTGGCCCAGTCGGTGGCGTACGCATGGCGCTGCTGGCTGATGATAAGCACCCAAAGGGACAGTGGGTAGCGTTCCCGAATGCTGAACAGCATGAGCGCGCACTGTTTGAAATGGTCGTTGCTGGCCGAATTGTTAACCGCAAGCAAAAGGGCAAGAACGTCGATGACGTTGCCATCATGATGGTTGAAGCAGGCGCTGGCGTGCACGTGCACGAACGCATTGCGGAAGGGGCACCTGCACCACAGGAATCCACCGTGGCAGAAGGCCTGGAAGCTGCAAAGCCATTCATCAAAACCCTGTGTGAAGCACAGGCAGGTCTTGCTGAGCGTGTTGGTAAGAAAACCAAGGAATTCCCGCTCTTCCCGGCCTATGCAGATGAAATCTATGATGCGGTGGCACGTAAGGCCGAAAAGAGGCTTGGCAAGCTGCTCACCATCGCCGCAAAGCAGGAGCGCGACGACGCAACCAATGCACACATGGAAGAAGTAGAAGCGCAGCTTCTGGAAGTATTTACTGAAGCAGACGCTTCCAAGCAGATCCGCGCAGCTTATAACCAGCTGATGAAGGAAATTGTGCGTGAGAAGATTCTCACCGAAGGTTTCCGCATCGACGGTCGTGCAGCAGAAGACATTCGCGACCTCGGCGTAGAAATCGGTCTGATCCCGCGCGTCCACGGTTCCGCACTCTTTGAGCGTGGAGAGACCCAGATTCTGGGCGTAACCACCTTGGATATGCTCAAGATGGAACAGACGATTGATTCTTTGACTCCAGTGGAGTCCAAGCGCTACATCCACCACTACAACTTCCCGCCATACTCCACCGGTGAGACCGGACGCGTTGGCTCTCCAAAGCGTCGCGAAATTGGTCACGGTGCATTGGCTGAGCGTGCACTGTTGCCAGTTATCCCTTCCCGCGAAGACTTCCCGTACACCATTCGCCAGGTCTCTGAGGCACTGGGCTCCAACGGTTCGACTTCGATGGGTTCCGTTTGTGCTTCGACGATGTCGCTGTACAACGCAGGTGTTCCATTGAAGGCACCTGTGGCTGGTATCGCCATGGGTCTGGTTTCTGGTGAGGTTGAAGGCACGGAGCGCTTCGTAGCCTTGACTGACATCTTGGGCGCAGAAGATGCATTCGGCGACATGGACTTCAAGGTCGCAGGGACCAGTGACTACATCACCGCACTGCAGCTCGATACCAAGCTTGACGGTATCCCTTCTGAGGTCCTGGCTAGCGCTTTGTCGCAGGCACGCAATGCCCGTGAAGAGATCCTCGACATCATGGCTGAAGGCATCGACGGCCCAGATGAGATGTCCTCGCAGGCACCAAAGATTACTTCGATTAAGATTCCAGTATCGAAGATCGGTGAGTTGATTGGCCCTAAGGGCAAGACGATCAACACCATCACGGAAGAAACGGGCGCTGATGTCTCTATCGAAGATGACGGTACAGTTTACGTTTCCGCGACTTCCGGTGAAGCAGCGGATGCAGCAATTGAAAAGGTCAATGCCATTGCTAATCCGCAGCTACCTAAGGTGGGCGAGCGCTTCTTGGGCACGGTAGTCAAGACTGTAGCCTTTGGTGCCTTCGTTTCCATCACCCCGGGTCGCGACGGCCTGATTCACATCTCTAACCTCGGTGGCGACGAGCGAATCGAAAAGGTTGAGGATGTAGTCAAAGTTGGCGATAAGATACAGATCGAAATTGCTGATATTGATAACCGCGGCAAAATCTCCCTGGTTCCAGTTGAGGCTTAA
- a CDS encoding AMIN-like domain-containing (lipo)protein has product MKTQRPSLSALSILTAATLLAACSSSPDDTAADSSVAVDPAPQSTTSDSTDSEGTDSTETADTVEATTEGSKALSPLGSPTTEDKQQSPGVGTDLVPVGVRVADHDSFTRVVLDFEGTGTAGWFTQLGPEPTQQASGFPIEYEGETAINIGVESTPWPSTPELEEAYMDFGTVPGAGVVTGVEFVTTFEAQSQYVIGLEKKSPYSVTFLNDQPRVVIDILH; this is encoded by the coding sequence ATGAAAACGCAACGCCCTTCCCTCTCTGCCCTAAGTATTCTCACCGCCGCTACCTTGCTTGCCGCTTGTTCCTCTTCTCCTGATGACACAGCAGCTGACTCTTCCGTTGCTGTAGACCCAGCGCCACAGTCGACAACATCTGATTCCACAGACTCTGAAGGTACTGACAGCACTGAGACTGCTGATACCGTCGAGGCAACCACAGAAGGTTCCAAAGCACTTTCGCCTTTAGGTAGTCCGACAACAGAAGATAAGCAGCAAAGCCCTGGGGTAGGAACTGATCTTGTCCCCGTCGGTGTACGCGTTGCGGATCATGATTCCTTTACTCGCGTGGTCTTAGATTTTGAAGGCACTGGTACCGCTGGCTGGTTTACCCAACTAGGCCCTGAGCCGACCCAGCAGGCCTCCGGCTTCCCTATTGAGTATGAGGGTGAAACAGCCATCAACATTGGCGTGGAATCCACTCCTTGGCCTTCAACGCCAGAGCTAGAAGAGGCCTACATGGACTTCGGCACAGTCCCTGGCGCGGGTGTTGTTACCGGCGTGGAATTTGTCACGACCTTTGAAGCACAGTCGCAATATGTCATCGGCCTGGAAAAGAAATCCCCGTACTCTGTGACCTTCTTAAACGATCAACCCCGCGTGGTCATCGATATCTTGCATTAG
- a CDS encoding glyoxalase/bleomycin resistance/extradiol dioxygenase family protein, with protein MRIYIASVFVDDLQKAHDFYVDKLGFVVKDSVKNEHYWWLTVTNPDGGTELLLEPNAHPAAQAYTAALRADGIPATQFLSEDVTAETAALKEKGVEFVTEPTDYGHSVVSAFDDTCGNIIQLVQLKRP; from the coding sequence GTGCGCATATATATTGCTTCAGTATTTGTTGATGACCTTCAAAAAGCCCATGATTTCTACGTAGATAAGCTCGGTTTCGTAGTCAAAGATAGCGTCAAAAATGAGCACTACTGGTGGCTTACGGTCACCAATCCAGATGGTGGCACGGAGCTTTTACTCGAGCCAAATGCTCACCCCGCAGCCCAGGCTTACACAGCAGCATTGCGAGCAGACGGCATCCCAGCCACCCAATTTTTGTCCGAGGATGTTACGGCCGAAACCGCCGCGCTGAAAGAAAAGGGCGTGGAGTTTGTTACCGAACCAACTGACTATGGGCATTCGGTTGTCTCAGCTTTCGATGACACCTGCGGCAACATCATTCAATTGGTCCAATTAAAAAGGCCGTAA
- the dapB gene encoding 4-hydroxy-tetrahydrodipicolinate reductase: MTIKVGVLGAKGRVGQAVVEGVEVSDDLELVATIGRDDSLELLSLNGAEVVVDFTQPDSVMGNLEYCIAQGMHCVVGTTGFTDERLKQVEEWTQQEGAGHVLIAPNFAISAVLTMVFARQAAPYFETAEVVEFHHPTKLDAPSGTAIHTAQGIAESRAKAGLGAMPDATAQSLEGARGALVDGIPVHAVRTRGMVAHEEVIFGAEGQSLTIRQDSYDRNSFTPGVLLGIREIEKFPGLTYGLEEYLGL, encoded by the coding sequence ATGACTATTAAAGTCGGTGTCTTAGGCGCAAAGGGCCGCGTGGGACAAGCAGTTGTCGAAGGTGTAGAAGTAAGTGATGATCTGGAGCTTGTTGCTACCATCGGCCGCGACGACTCCTTGGAGCTGCTATCGCTCAACGGTGCGGAAGTCGTCGTGGATTTCACGCAGCCGGATTCCGTGATGGGCAATTTGGAGTACTGCATTGCTCAGGGCATGCACTGCGTTGTGGGAACCACCGGCTTTACCGATGAGCGTTTGAAGCAGGTAGAGGAGTGGACCCAGCAAGAAGGTGCGGGACACGTTTTGATTGCTCCCAACTTTGCCATTTCCGCCGTGTTGACTATGGTTTTTGCGCGTCAAGCTGCGCCATATTTTGAAACCGCAGAGGTCGTGGAATTCCACCACCCGACGAAGCTCGATGCTCCTTCTGGCACCGCCATTCACACTGCACAGGGAATTGCAGAGTCGCGTGCAAAGGCAGGGCTTGGTGCGATGCCAGACGCAACTGCGCAAAGCTTGGAAGGCGCACGTGGTGCTCTAGTCGATGGCATTCCAGTGCATGCTGTGCGTACCCGCGGCATGGTCGCACACGAGGAAGTCATCTTCGGTGCGGAGGGGCAATCGCTGACCATCCGTCAAGATTCCTACGACCGTAATTCCTTTACCCCGGGCGTACTGCTGGGAATTCGTGAGATTGAGAAGTTCCCAGGTCTTACTTACGGGCTGGAAGAGTACTTGGGGCTGTAG
- the thyX gene encoding FAD-dependent thymidylate synthase, translated as MAEQVQLDVQLIAATQFHHPPQPDWERDDAATDAEALVEFAGRACYDSFDKPNPRTQTNESYLRHLLEVGHDALLEHATATLYIQGISRSACHELVRHRHFSFSQLSQRFVHPEDAQVVIPKAIADDEQLSRLLLGAVDETRFVYDELLNALEEKLADEPNAILRMKQARQAARSILPNATESRIVVTGNYRAWRHFIAARATEYADVEIRSVAIACLRLLKAQAPVLFDDFNISTLSDGTEMASSPYA; from the coding sequence ATGGCCGAGCAAGTACAACTAGATGTACAGCTGATTGCTGCTACACAATTTCACCATCCACCCCAGCCGGATTGGGAAAGGGATGACGCGGCGACGGATGCGGAAGCACTCGTCGAATTCGCGGGCCGCGCGTGCTATGACTCCTTTGATAAGCCCAATCCACGTACCCAGACCAATGAGTCATATCTGCGCCACCTGTTAGAAGTTGGCCATGACGCGTTATTAGAGCACGCTACGGCCACGCTTTATATTCAAGGTATTTCGCGCTCTGCATGTCATGAATTGGTGCGCCATCGCCATTTTTCCTTCTCGCAGCTTTCGCAGCGCTTTGTCCATCCTGAGGATGCACAGGTAGTTATTCCCAAAGCTATTGCTGACGATGAGCAGCTTTCTAGGCTTTTGCTGGGGGCAGTAGATGAGACCCGGTTTGTCTATGATGAGTTGTTGAATGCTCTAGAAGAAAAGCTTGCAGATGAACCCAATGCCATTTTGCGGATGAAACAAGCGCGCCAAGCTGCACGGTCAATTTTGCCCAATGCCACTGAGTCACGGATTGTCGTTACCGGCAACTACCGCGCGTGGCGGCATTTTATTGCAGCGCGCGCAACAGAGTATGCAGACGTGGAGATTCGCAGCGTAGCTATTGCATGTTTACGGCTGCTCAAGGCGCAAGCACCAGTGCTTTTCGATGACTTCAATATCTCCACTTTGTCGGATGGCACGGAGATGGCGTCGTCTCCATATGCCTAG